The following are from one region of the Stigmatella ashevillena genome:
- a CDS encoding energy transducer TonB has translation MRTILNFQVGLREGGSPHTQDLPPWVGLSGMGDGSRGKGEWGRWGVASVLAVLIHLVAFAWAMSLTPVSPKPSLKPEEPELVFLSFKPPPPASVGSAALPRPEQAPRQPQVRRPQPAVLQVPREVLPPKPPEPQEAPEQVPEAPVEEKVPEAPEAAASAPGPEAAEAVPGGVQGGTVGGQAGGLLGATGEEALDLKQVARAPGVLKQVMPQYPRRARNAGIEGLVMVRIIIGVDGRIEASHTRVIRSVPALDDAAVAAVSQWRFSPAVGHHGRPVRVIIDVPVQFSLK, from the coding sequence ATGAGAACGATTCTCAATTTCCAGGTGGGCTTGCGCGAGGGCGGCTCCCCTCACACGCAAGACCTCCCACCCTGGGTGGGATTGTCCGGCATGGGGGATGGGTCCCGGGGGAAGGGTGAGTGGGGCCGGTGGGGAGTCGCCAGCGTTCTGGCCGTGCTGATTCACCTCGTGGCGTTTGCGTGGGCGATGTCACTGACGCCCGTGAGCCCGAAGCCTTCCCTCAAGCCCGAGGAACCCGAGCTGGTGTTTCTCTCCTTCAAGCCTCCGCCTCCAGCCTCGGTCGGGAGCGCAGCCCTCCCCAGGCCCGAGCAGGCCCCGCGTCAGCCCCAGGTCCGCCGCCCCCAACCCGCGGTCCTCCAAGTCCCACGGGAAGTCCTCCCGCCGAAGCCTCCTGAGCCCCAGGAGGCGCCCGAGCAGGTGCCCGAGGCCCCGGTCGAAGAGAAGGTGCCCGAGGCGCCTGAGGCGGCGGCCAGCGCGCCGGGTCCCGAAGCGGCTGAGGCCGTCCCAGGAGGCGTCCAGGGAGGAACTGTCGGCGGACAAGCGGGCGGACTGCTGGGGGCCACGGGGGAGGAGGCCCTGGATCTGAAGCAGGTGGCGCGAGCCCCGGGCGTGCTCAAGCAGGTGATGCCGCAATACCCACGGCGGGCCCGGAACGCGGGAATCGAAGGGCTGGTGATGGTTCGCATCATCATTGGAGTGGATGGGCGCATCGAAGCCAGCCACACACGCGTCATTCGCTCGGTGCCCGCTTTGGACGATGCGGCCGTCGCCGCCGTCAGCCAATGGCGCTTCTCTCCTGCGGTCGGACACCACGGCAGGCCCGTGCGCGTCATCATCGATGTGCCTGTCCAGTTCTCCCTGAAATGA
- a CDS encoding VOC family protein: MENDGAVSSFMKVLVSDGERSARFYEGLGFERVQSEPPFVHLKWRDTADVYLVVIPSGVEMEGRRGVGVLLGFRTGEGGVDAVAARAAREGLHFDGPTLQPWHTREIVISDPDGYRLNFIEPA, translated from the coding sequence ATGGAGAACGATGGAGCGGTGTCGTCTTTCATGAAGGTGCTCGTGTCGGACGGCGAGCGCTCGGCGCGGTTCTACGAGGGGCTCGGGTTCGAGCGCGTGCAATCGGAGCCCCCCTTCGTGCACTTGAAATGGCGGGACACGGCGGACGTGTACCTGGTCGTCATCCCTTCGGGCGTAGAGATGGAGGGCCGGCGAGGGGTGGGCGTGTTGCTGGGCTTTCGGACCGGAGAGGGAGGGGTGGATGCGGTGGCGGCCCGGGCGGCCCGTGAGGGCCTGCACTTCGATGGGCCGACCCTCCAGCCGTGGCACACGCGGGAGATTGTCATCTCGGATCCGGACGGGTACCGGCTGAACTTCATCGAGCCTGCTTGA
- a CDS encoding DmpA family aminopeptidase has protein sequence MPLPPRPCLPAVLLCLLLFPGAGEAQPAPARPRARELGIPFGGQPGPLDAITDVAGIEVGHTTLVSGQGRLVKGKGPVRTGVTAVWPRGKASDEPTFAATYALNGNGEMTGSHWVNESGLLYGPVVITNTFSVGTAHDAVIAWASKRGKAFDFGLPVVAETYDGVLNDIEGFHVKPEHVFRALDGASGGPVAEGSVGGGTGMICHAFKGGIGTASRKLPEAQGGYTVGVLVQCNYGHRKPFSVAGVPVGEEIPDLQPCTTGSQSPSNPLISDMAPCPEKGASRGENFPGDLGSIIVVVATDAPLLPHQLGRIARRVPLGIGKMGGFGSDSSGDIFLAFSTQGTRPAAQGAVSSVSMLENDRLTPLFEATVQATQEAILNAMLAADTLTGADGVRVFALPRDRLMEAMKKYGRK, from the coding sequence ATGCCGCTTCCGCCCAGGCCTTGCCTTCCCGCCGTTCTGCTCTGCCTTCTGCTCTTTCCGGGAGCGGGGGAGGCTCAGCCGGCGCCCGCCCGCCCCCGGGCGCGGGAGCTGGGGATTCCATTCGGGGGACAGCCGGGCCCGCTGGATGCCATCACGGACGTCGCGGGCATCGAGGTCGGCCACACCACGCTCGTCTCGGGACAAGGACGGCTCGTGAAGGGCAAGGGCCCGGTGCGGACCGGTGTCACCGCCGTGTGGCCGCGCGGCAAGGCCTCGGACGAGCCCACCTTCGCGGCCACGTACGCGCTCAACGGCAATGGAGAGATGACGGGCAGCCACTGGGTGAACGAGTCGGGTCTGCTCTATGGCCCGGTGGTCATCACCAACACCTTCAGCGTGGGCACGGCGCACGATGCGGTGATTGCCTGGGCGTCGAAGCGGGGCAAGGCCTTCGATTTCGGTCTCCCGGTGGTGGCGGAGACCTATGACGGCGTCCTCAACGACATCGAAGGCTTCCACGTCAAGCCGGAGCATGTCTTTCGCGCGCTCGATGGTGCCAGCGGGGGCCCCGTCGCCGAGGGCTCGGTGGGAGGGGGCACGGGGATGATCTGCCATGCCTTCAAGGGCGGCATTGGCACTGCCTCACGCAAGCTCCCCGAGGCCCAGGGGGGCTACACGGTGGGCGTGCTGGTCCAATGCAACTACGGCCACCGCAAGCCCTTCTCCGTGGCGGGGGTGCCGGTGGGGGAGGAAATCCCAGACCTTCAACCCTGCACCACGGGCAGCCAATCACCCTCCAATCCGCTCATTTCGGACATGGCCCCTTGTCCGGAGAAGGGTGCCTCCCGGGGGGAGAACTTTCCCGGAGATCTGGGCTCGATCATCGTCGTCGTCGCCACGGACGCGCCCTTGCTTCCCCATCAACTGGGGCGGATCGCCCGGCGTGTTCCGCTGGGAATCGGGAAGATGGGAGGCTTCGGATCGGACTCCTCCGGGGACATCTTCCTCGCCTTCTCGACCCAGGGCACGCGCCCCGCTGCCCAGGGGGCGGTCTCCAGCGTGTCGATGCTGGAGAACGATCGGCTCACCCCGCTCTTCGAGGCCACGGTGCAGGCCACCCAGGAGGCCATCCTCAATGCCATGCTCGCCGCGGACACCCTGACGGGGGCGGACGGCGTCCGGGTCTTCGCCCTGCCTCGGGATCGGCTCATGGAGGCGATGAAGAAATACGGCCGCAAGTAG
- a CDS encoding alanine/glycine:cation symporter family protein, which translates to MLPESVRLSILWASDFVWGPWTLAFLLGTGLFLTLRYRFVQVTRFPEAARTLVPAQQEGARGALTPFQAFMTALAASIGTGNIAGVATAVVSGGPGAVFWIWCYGFFATVIKLTEAMLGVRYRALKDGHVSAGPMYYLRDGLRSPALAWLYALVAGIAALTTTPFTQPNSMAVVLESQLHIPRGVSGVCIAVLAWLVIIGGVRSIGRVAEKLAPLKVGLYLLGGLWVILFHAGQLPAVFALIFREAFSMEAAGGGAAGVAMMTAMRYGLARGIYANEAGYGTAAVAYGSARSERPVQQGLNAVMEVFIVSFVTSSISALTVLVSGVWRSGATSTALVASAFNTAMPLVGGWVVAFCAFLFGYTTLIGWAYYGEQFLEYIVGAKVTRPYRWVYCGLIYFGAVGKPETVWAWGDLMNGLQIFPNMVGLIGLSGLVAAALRGQRRESPSPAAPGASGPP; encoded by the coding sequence ATGCTCCCCGAGTCCGTTCGCCTCTCCATCCTGTGGGCCAGTGACTTCGTCTGGGGGCCCTGGACCCTGGCGTTCCTGCTCGGCACAGGTCTCTTCCTCACCCTGCGCTACCGCTTCGTCCAGGTCACCCGCTTCCCGGAAGCCGCACGCACGCTGGTGCCCGCCCAGCAGGAAGGCGCACGCGGCGCGCTGACACCCTTCCAGGCCTTCATGACCGCCCTGGCGGCCTCCATTGGAACGGGCAACATCGCGGGCGTGGCCACCGCCGTCGTCTCGGGAGGACCCGGCGCGGTGTTCTGGATCTGGTGCTACGGCTTCTTCGCCACGGTCATCAAGCTCACCGAGGCCATGCTCGGCGTCCGCTACCGCGCGCTGAAGGACGGGCACGTCTCGGCGGGCCCCATGTACTACCTCCGGGACGGCTTGCGCTCCCCTGCCCTGGCCTGGCTCTATGCCCTGGTGGCGGGCATCGCGGCCCTCACCACCACCCCCTTCACGCAGCCCAACTCCATGGCCGTGGTGCTGGAGAGCCAGCTTCACATTCCCCGCGGGGTCTCGGGCGTATGCATCGCCGTGCTGGCCTGGCTCGTCATCATCGGAGGGGTCCGGAGCATTGGCCGCGTGGCCGAGAAGCTGGCCCCCCTGAAAGTCGGGCTGTACCTGCTGGGCGGTCTGTGGGTCATCCTCTTCCACGCAGGTCAACTGCCCGCGGTGTTTGCCCTCATCTTCCGCGAGGCCTTCTCCATGGAGGCGGCAGGCGGCGGCGCGGCCGGCGTGGCGATGATGACGGCCATGCGCTACGGACTGGCTCGGGGCATCTACGCCAACGAGGCCGGCTATGGCACCGCGGCGGTGGCCTACGGCAGCGCCCGCAGCGAGCGGCCCGTCCAACAGGGGCTCAACGCGGTGATGGAGGTCTTCATCGTCTCGTTCGTGACCTCTTCCATCAGCGCCCTCACCGTGCTGGTGAGCGGCGTGTGGCGCTCGGGGGCCACGAGCACGGCGCTGGTGGCCTCGGCCTTCAACACGGCGATGCCCCTGGTGGGCGGCTGGGTGGTGGCCTTCTGCGCGTTCCTGTTCGGCTACACCACCCTCATCGGGTGGGCGTACTACGGCGAGCAGTTCCTCGAGTACATCGTGGGCGCGAAAGTCACCCGGCCCTACCGCTGGGTGTACTGCGGCCTCATCTATTTCGGTGCCGTGGGCAAACCTGAGACGGTCTGGGCCTGGGGCGACCTGATGAACGGCCTGCAGATCTTCCCCAACATGGTGGGGCTCATCGGCCTGTCGGGCCTGGTGGCGGCGGCGCTTCGAGGACAGCGCCGGGAGAGTCCTTCCCCGGCAGCCCCCGGAGCATCCGGCCCCCCTTGA
- a CDS encoding TMEM165/GDT1 family protein, with amino-acid sequence MEAILSSFALVAVSEMGDKTQLLAFSLASRFRKPWHVMAGILVATLANHALASSLGAWLSSHVPERVMAGVLALTFFAFGLWTLKPDTLEESDKPSRFGPFLTTTLLFFLAEMGDKTQLATVALAARFQSMVLVTFGTTLGMMASDGLAVWLGEKVSGRVQSRWVRVTAACLFFIFGGLSAWRALR; translated from the coding sequence ATGGAAGCCATCCTCAGCAGCTTCGCCCTCGTCGCCGTGAGCGAGATGGGCGACAAGACCCAGCTCCTCGCCTTCAGCCTCGCCAGCCGCTTTCGCAAACCGTGGCACGTCATGGCCGGCATCCTGGTGGCCACCCTGGCCAACCACGCGCTGGCCTCGAGCCTCGGCGCCTGGCTGTCCTCGCACGTGCCCGAGCGCGTGATGGCGGGCGTGCTGGCGCTCACCTTCTTTGCCTTCGGCCTGTGGACCCTCAAGCCGGACACATTGGAGGAGTCCGACAAGCCCAGCCGCTTCGGCCCCTTTCTCACCACCACCTTGCTCTTCTTCCTCGCCGAGATGGGCGACAAGACCCAACTGGCGACGGTGGCGCTGGCCGCGCGCTTCCAGTCCATGGTGCTGGTGACGTTCGGCACCACCCTGGGAATGATGGCCTCGGATGGCCTGGCGGTCTGGCTGGGCGAGAAGGTCTCCGGGCGGGTCCAGTCCCGGTGGGTGCGCGTGACCGCGGCCTGCCTCTTCTTCATCTTCGGCGGGCTGTCCGCGTGGCGGGCACTGCGCTGA
- a CDS encoding myxosortase-dependent M36 family metallopeptidase → MKRWVFSVAGLVLVLPGLVGARELPALDVSSESVSSRPLMPSHRPSRVPGARVVSTDPRSGSPTWVWGLHSGVDPRFLSAVKRMGPEQAARAHLARLSALYGLAPETAATVPATVGEPPEGRGAVLVTFRQELEGIELFRESLKVLMNEHHELIALSGHLSAHVAPGSRAGRLRFTWSAQEAIAAAYADLHGVRPESSSLVRQGPAQGGDTFHVFTPAASARSPARLLTPVRARRVFFSLPDRLIPAWYVELHTQVQEAEADYYSYVIAADDGRLLFRHNLTASDTFSFRVWADPFSPFLPHDGPQGHVGTPHPTGIPDGYQAPVVPPEAVTLSNSPFSRNDPWLPVGASETVGNNVDAYVDISGSDGRDGSDFRASLSGPSTFDRVYDVTLEPGASAQQRMAAVTQLFYVTNFLHDWYYDAGFTEATGNAQQDNYGRGGLGNDVLLAEAQEFSGLSTSSMSTPADGARPKMQMYVFAPNPRQSVTVISPPEIAGKKGSRWAAFGPKVFDVEGELVLAKDGMGSPTDGCQVQQGTPAGKILLIDRGTCSDPVKVKNAQNAGALGVIIAHNLGGPPPDLTGTDASITTPVLSIDRVDGNALKAQLLNGPVTVRLLREPAVHRDGALDNSLVAHEWGHYMSNRLIANANGLTNNQGRAMGEGWADFHALLMMARAEDAQLPGNVGFTGAYAVGGHVSGGGENDGYYFGLRRYPYSSSFNLNPLTFRYIANGVALPITAPSNPRLSGLSNAAIHNSGEVWASMLWECYTSLLRDSARLSFEEAQRRMKRYLVLSYQLTPVAPTFLEARDALLAAVLAESWEDFRLFHTAFARRGAGLRAVAPPRDSLNHAGVVESFASGKDVGWGGAELVEAPGSCDNDGVVDPGETGLLRVTIDNTGIDTVSATTVQVQSTDPGVTIGQGGQLVFPPIAPFASATVDIPVTVEGPAEIRFITFQITYQDADQAIPGARTVSFSERVNVDELPASSATDDVESRLVTWTMTKDASLGHPTLWSRHSETPVVNYFFGPNASFKADIALMSPPLHVSAVEDFRFTFIHRFEFEADSFDLLDGGVMEISTDNGVTWTDIGASATPGYTDILYAFGTNPLAGRPVYGDISEGYPAWVPVTVDLGNQYAGQTVRIRFRIGTDVSVGAAGWDIDNLSFSGLTHTPFSTLGVEPSVCVNTPPVAQAGPDQTVLEGTQVTLSGSGTDPDGDPVTYAWRQTSGPEVVLGSTDTAQTGFTAPEVSQTTVLAFALTVNDNRGASGEDGVSITVEPKEEPVPDAGPVEDGGPEDGGGPGQPDGGEGPPDGGAGDAGPGADGGSEENVTAESGCGCATGEGSLASLMPLLLGALGWRSRRRFSAVPATRTARRR, encoded by the coding sequence ATGAAGCGCTGGGTGTTTTCCGTCGCGGGCCTCGTGCTCGTGTTGCCGGGTCTTGTGGGCGCACGGGAGTTGCCCGCTCTGGATGTGTCCTCGGAGAGCGTTTCGTCCAGGCCTCTGATGCCGTCCCACCGGCCCTCGCGCGTGCCGGGGGCACGGGTGGTGAGCACCGATCCGAGGTCCGGGAGCCCCACGTGGGTGTGGGGACTGCACTCGGGGGTGGATCCACGCTTCCTGTCGGCGGTGAAGCGGATGGGCCCGGAGCAGGCCGCGCGTGCCCATCTGGCCCGGCTCTCCGCGCTCTATGGGCTCGCACCGGAGACGGCGGCCACGGTTCCGGCCACGGTGGGGGAACCTCCCGAGGGGCGCGGGGCCGTGCTCGTCACCTTCCGGCAGGAACTGGAGGGCATCGAGCTCTTCCGGGAATCCCTCAAGGTGTTGATGAACGAGCACCACGAGCTCATTGCCCTCTCGGGCCACCTCTCTGCGCACGTGGCCCCGGGTTCTCGCGCGGGCAGGCTTCGCTTCACCTGGAGTGCCCAGGAGGCCATCGCCGCCGCGTATGCGGATCTCCACGGCGTACGGCCAGAGTCCTCCAGCTTGGTTCGGCAGGGCCCCGCACAGGGAGGCGATACCTTTCATGTCTTCACCCCGGCCGCGAGCGCACGGTCTCCCGCCCGGCTGCTCACGCCTGTGCGTGCCCGGCGCGTCTTTTTCTCGCTGCCGGATCGGCTGATTCCCGCCTGGTACGTGGAACTGCACACCCAGGTGCAGGAGGCCGAGGCGGACTATTACTCCTATGTCATTGCCGCGGACGACGGGAGGCTGCTCTTCCGTCACAACCTCACCGCCTCGGACACCTTCTCCTTCCGTGTGTGGGCGGATCCCTTCAGCCCTTTTCTGCCCCACGACGGGCCTCAGGGTCATGTCGGCACGCCTCACCCCACGGGCATTCCGGATGGGTATCAGGCGCCCGTTGTTCCTCCCGAGGCCGTGACGTTGAGCAACTCGCCCTTCAGCCGGAATGATCCCTGGCTCCCCGTGGGTGCGTCCGAGACGGTGGGCAACAACGTGGATGCCTACGTGGACATCTCCGGGAGCGATGGGCGGGATGGCTCGGACTTTCGGGCCAGCCTCAGCGGGCCTTCCACCTTCGACCGTGTCTATGACGTCACCCTGGAGCCTGGCGCCAGTGCTCAGCAGCGCATGGCGGCGGTGACGCAGCTCTTCTACGTCACCAACTTCTTGCACGATTGGTACTACGACGCGGGCTTCACCGAGGCCACCGGCAACGCACAGCAGGACAACTATGGCCGGGGTGGGCTGGGCAACGACGTGCTGCTCGCGGAGGCGCAGGAGTTCAGCGGCTTGAGCACCTCCTCCATGTCCACCCCCGCCGATGGCGCCCGGCCGAAGATGCAGATGTATGTCTTCGCGCCCAACCCCCGCCAGTCCGTCACGGTCATCTCGCCGCCAGAGATCGCGGGGAAGAAGGGCTCGCGGTGGGCAGCGTTCGGCCCCAAGGTCTTCGACGTCGAGGGGGAGCTTGTCCTGGCGAAGGATGGCATGGGCTCTCCCACCGATGGATGCCAGGTCCAGCAGGGGACGCCCGCCGGGAAGATCCTCCTGATTGACCGCGGCACGTGCTCGGATCCCGTCAAGGTGAAGAATGCCCAGAACGCGGGCGCCCTGGGCGTCATCATCGCCCATAACCTGGGGGGCCCTCCCCCGGATCTGACCGGGACGGATGCGTCCATCACCACCCCCGTGCTCTCCATCGACCGGGTGGATGGCAATGCCCTCAAGGCCCAGCTGCTCAATGGTCCGGTGACGGTGCGTCTGCTCCGGGAGCCGGCGGTGCACCGGGATGGCGCGTTGGACAACTCCCTGGTGGCCCACGAGTGGGGCCACTACATGAGCAATCGCCTGATCGCCAACGCGAACGGCCTGACGAACAACCAGGGCCGCGCGATGGGCGAGGGCTGGGCGGACTTCCACGCCCTGCTGATGATGGCGCGCGCCGAGGACGCGCAGCTCCCTGGGAACGTCGGCTTCACGGGCGCCTATGCCGTGGGCGGCCATGTGTCCGGCGGCGGGGAGAATGACGGGTACTACTTCGGGTTGAGGCGCTATCCCTATTCCTCGAGCTTCAATCTCAACCCGCTCACCTTCCGGTACATCGCCAATGGCGTGGCGCTGCCCATCACCGCGCCTTCCAATCCGCGCCTGTCGGGCTTGTCGAATGCGGCGATCCACAACTCCGGTGAGGTGTGGGCGTCGATGCTCTGGGAGTGCTACACGTCCCTGCTGCGCGACAGCGCGAGGCTCAGCTTCGAGGAGGCCCAGCGGCGGATGAAGCGCTACCTGGTGCTGTCCTACCAGCTCACCCCCGTGGCGCCTACGTTCCTGGAGGCGAGGGATGCGCTGCTGGCGGCGGTGTTGGCGGAGAGCTGGGAGGACTTCCGCCTGTTTCACACGGCCTTTGCCCGCCGCGGCGCGGGCCTGCGCGCGGTGGCTCCGCCCCGGGATTCCCTGAACCATGCGGGCGTGGTGGAGAGCTTCGCCTCCGGAAAGGACGTGGGGTGGGGAGGGGCCGAGCTGGTGGAGGCGCCGGGCTCTTGTGACAACGATGGGGTGGTGGACCCTGGGGAGACGGGCCTGTTGCGCGTGACGATCGACAACACCGGCATCGACACGGTCTCGGCCACGACGGTCCAGGTCCAATCGACGGACCCCGGGGTGACGATTGGCCAGGGAGGACAGCTCGTCTTCCCGCCCATCGCGCCCTTCGCATCGGCCACGGTGGACATTCCTGTGACGGTCGAGGGGCCCGCGGAGATCCGGTTCATCACGTTCCAAATCACCTACCAGGATGCGGACCAGGCCATCCCGGGGGCCCGCACAGTCTCCTTCTCGGAGCGGGTCAATGTGGATGAGCTTCCCGCTTCCTCCGCCACCGATGACGTGGAGAGCCGTCTGGTCACGTGGACCATGACGAAGGACGCGTCCCTGGGGCACCCCACCCTGTGGAGCCGCCACTCGGAGACGCCGGTGGTGAACTACTTCTTCGGCCCCAACGCATCGTTCAAGGCGGACATCGCCCTGATGTCGCCGCCCCTCCATGTGTCGGCGGTGGAGGATTTCCGGTTCACCTTCATCCACCGGTTCGAGTTCGAGGCGGATTCCTTCGACCTTCTGGACGGTGGCGTGATGGAGATCAGCACGGACAACGGCGTGACGTGGACGGACATCGGCGCGTCCGCCACGCCGGGCTATACGGACATCCTCTACGCGTTCGGCACCAACCCGCTGGCCGGACGTCCTGTCTATGGAGACATCAGCGAGGGGTACCCCGCGTGGGTTCCCGTCACGGTGGACCTGGGCAATCAGTACGCGGGACAGACGGTCCGGATCCGCTTTCGCATTGGCACGGACGTCAGCGTTGGCGCGGCGGGTTGGGACATCGACAACCTGAGCTTCTCTGGTCTCACCCATACGCCGTTCAGCACGTTGGGCGTGGAGCCTTCTGTCTGCGTGAACACCCCTCCGGTGGCTCAGGCAGGCCCGGATCAGACGGTCCTGGAAGGCACCCAGGTCACGCTGTCCGGGAGCGGAACGGATCCCGATGGAGACCCGGTGACCTATGCCTGGCGGCAGACCTCGGGCCCGGAAGTGGTGCTGGGGAGCACGGACACGGCACAGACCGGGTTCACGGCTCCGGAGGTCAGCCAGACCACGGTGCTCGCCTTTGCGCTGACCGTGAACGACAACCGGGGGGCGAGCGGCGAGGACGGGGTGTCCATCACCGTGGAGCCTAAGGAAGAACCGGTGCCGGATGCAGGCCCCGTTGAGGACGGGGGTCCGGAAGACGGCGGAGGACCGGGCCAGCCCGATGGGGGCGAAGGGCCACCGGATGGGGGGGCGGGAGACGCGGGTCCAGGAGCCGATGGAGGCTCCGAGGAGAATGTCACCGCGGAGAGCGGCTGTGGGTGTGCCACGGGCGAGGGGAGCCTCGCCTCGCTGATGCCCCTGCTGCTGGGGGCGCTGGGCTGGAGGAGCCGGCGCCGGTTCAGCGCAGTGCCCGCCACGCGGACAGCCCGCCGAAGATGA
- a CDS encoding ABC transporter substrate-binding protein, producing the protein MVSSLCLRSMGVVLMLALLASCRIESAAPSTAPLVSRLEGAPSGDVWVYTSMYRHVLDALDPLLQEKLPHVQVHWYQAGSEKVASRLEAERTAGAVRADVLATSDPFLYERLTREGAFLRYASPNVLRVPRSLMELDAHYAAMRLSTMVLVRRQGLENPPSAFGDLISERWKGRTAIGDPLTSGTAFTWAVFLQAKYGDTFFERLRAKGTIVAGGNAAVLQKVESGEADVGVLLLENALAARERGSPIAFTWPTDGAVVIPGPVAIFQTTPNPTAAKAFVDVLLSPEGQRIIAGKGDMHAVDPRLEGPRGEPGLEALMARTQPWTPELLERGLVRGGELKELFSRAFSQ; encoded by the coding sequence ATGGTGTCCTCCCTCTGCCTGCGAAGCATGGGCGTCGTGCTCATGCTCGCCCTCCTGGCCTCGTGCCGCATTGAGTCCGCCGCCCCCTCGACTGCTCCCCTCGTGTCACGCCTGGAGGGGGCCCCCTCTGGCGACGTCTGGGTCTACACCTCCATGTATCGGCACGTGCTGGATGCGCTCGATCCGTTGCTCCAAGAGAAGCTGCCCCACGTCCAGGTTCACTGGTACCAGGCGGGGAGCGAGAAGGTCGCCAGCCGGCTGGAGGCCGAGCGCACCGCCGGTGCCGTCCGAGCCGACGTGCTCGCGACGTCCGACCCTTTCCTGTACGAGCGGCTCACCCGCGAAGGCGCCTTCTTGCGCTATGCCTCCCCGAACGTGCTCCGGGTGCCGCGCTCCCTCATGGAGCTGGATGCCCACTACGCGGCGATGCGCCTGTCCACCATGGTCCTCGTGCGCCGGCAGGGCCTGGAGAACCCTCCTTCCGCGTTCGGGGACCTGATCAGCGAGCGCTGGAAGGGGCGGACCGCTATTGGAGACCCTCTCACCTCGGGGACCGCGTTCACCTGGGCCGTGTTCCTCCAGGCGAAGTACGGCGATACGTTCTTCGAGCGTCTGAGAGCCAAGGGCACCATCGTCGCGGGCGGCAACGCCGCCGTGCTCCAGAAGGTCGAGAGTGGCGAAGCGGATGTGGGGGTCCTCCTGCTCGAGAATGCCCTGGCCGCGCGTGAGCGGGGCAGCCCCATCGCCTTCACGTGGCCCACCGATGGCGCCGTCGTCATTCCCGGGCCCGTGGCCATCTTCCAGACGACCCCCAACCCCACGGCGGCCAAGGCGTTCGTGGACGTGCTCCTGTCTCCCGAAGGCCAGCGGATCATCGCTGGCAAAGGGGACATGCACGCCGTGGATCCCCGCCTCGAAGGTCCCAGGGGCGAGCCTGGACTGGAGGCGTTGATGGCGCGGACCCAGCCCTGGACGCCCGAGCTGCTCGAGCGCGGTCTCGTGCGCGGCGGAGAACTGAAGGAACTCTTCAGCCGGGCCTTCTCCCAATGA